The following DNA comes from Nocardioides panzhihuensis.
ATCCGAGCGACGTAGCGCTCGTCGAACCGCACGCCTCAGCACACCTTCGGGTCGATGGGCGGCCTCTTCACGCCGGTCGGGTCGAGCCGTTCGAGCATGGTCCCGGCGATCTCGGCCAGCTGGCTCACCTGGTCGGGGCTCAGCGAGTCGAAGACGTACTCGCGCACGGCGTCCACGTGACCGGGAGCGGAGGCGGCCATCTTCTCGTGGCCGGTCTCGGTGAGTCGTACGTTGGTAGCCCGGCGGTCGCCAGGACAGGTGAGCCGCTCGATGAGGCCACGGTCCGCCAAGCGCTTGACCACGTTGGAGAGCCTGGGCAGCGTCGCGTTGGTGTAGCCCGCCAGCTCGGTCATCCGCAGGGTCCGGTCGGGAGCCTCGGAGAGCATGGCCAGCACGCCGTAGTCGAAGTGGGTCAGACCGGCGTCGCGGCGCAGCTGGGAGTCGAGGGCGCCGGGGAGCAGCTCGAGGACGGCGATCAGGCGGACCCACGCCGCACGCTCCTCCGGCGACAGCCAGTTGCCCTCCACGCCACGGAGTGTGCCGCAGAAAGTTGCCCGGAACAAACAAACGTCGCCTAGAGTTAGTTCAAGCAACAACCATTGAGCACCGTCGCAGGAGACCGATCATGAGCACCGCACCTCAGAGCACGACCGCCGCCGCGGACGCCCGTCTCCCCCGGACGCATCCGTTCGCCCAGCACTTGCGAGCCGTCGAGGCACGCGAGGCGACCGACCCACATCGCGCCTGGACGTCGGCGGACGGCCCGCTACCGAGCCTCTACCTGTCCCACGGCGGCGGCCCGCTGCCCCTGCAGAGCCCCGAGTGGCTCGACCCGCTGCACACCTGGGCCCGCTCGTTGCCCCGTCCCAAGGCCATCCTGGTCATCTCCGCGCACTGGGAGTCGGCGCCCCTCTCGATCAGCGCGACCCGTCCTGACGAGCTGGTCTACGACTTCGGCGGCTTCGACCCGATCTACCACTCGGTGCGCTACGACACTCCGGACGCCGGCGAGCTCGCTCGCACCACCGCGGCGCTGATGCCCGACACCGAGACCGCTCACCAGCACACCCGCCGCGGCCTCGACCACGGAGCCTGGGTGCCGCTGAAGATCATGTACCCGGCTGCCGACATCCCGGTCGTCCAGCTCTCCCTGCCCACCGAGGACCCCGACAGGCTGCTCGCGCTCGGCGAGCGTCTGCGGCCGCTGCGGGAGGAGGGCGTGCTCGTGGTCGGCTCGGGCCACATGACCCACGGGCTGCCGTTCATCACCCGCGAGATGATGACCGAGAACAAGCCGGCCGGCTGGTCCGCCGACTTCGACGCCTGGGCCGCCGACGCCCTTGATCGCGGCGACGTCGCCGAGCTGGCCAGGTTCCGCACCGCCGCCCCCGGGATGCCGTACGCCCATCCGACCGTCGAGCACTTCACCCCGCTCTTCGTCACCCTGGGCGCGGCCACCGACCCGACCGCTCCGGTCACCACGACGCTGGACGGCTACGGCCTAGGCCTCTCCCGCCGCTCCTTCCAAGCCGCCTGACCCCGAGACGTCAGTTTCTGACGCCGAAAGGTCAGTTCGCGAAGCTGAGAAGTCGATTTCTGACGCCGAAGAGTCAGTCCCTCGCCTCCGGGAATCGACCTCTCGCGGTCAAGAACCGACCTCTCGGCGTCAAGAACCGACCTCTCGCGGGGGCTCCTGGGGCTGGCGGAGTTGTACGGAGAGGACTGGCGCGAGCGGCAGGCGGGCCAGCAGCAGGGCCTGGTAGGCGTGGTAGACGTCCGGTTTGCCGTGCCAGACCACGTGCGAGGGGCGGTTGTGCTCGTCCAGCTCGTGATGCCAGTTGCCGTGCTCGCGGTCGACGAGGTGGGTCTCGATGTACGCCTCGAAGCGCTGTCGCCAGTCGTCGTAGGTCGTCTCACCGGTCCGGGTGTGCAGCGCGCCGGCGGCGGCCAGCGCCTCCGCGGCCACCCAGTGCAGCCGCAGCCGGGTGACCGGCTTGCCGTCCCAGGAGGTCGTGTAGACGAAGCCGGTCTCGCCGTCGGCGGACCAGCCGACCTCGACAGCACGGGCGAAGAGCGCCCGGGCGTCCTCGACCAGCCACGACGGAGGCTGCGGCAGCGAGGCGTCCAGGTGGAGCAGCAGCCGCGACCACTCCAGCAGGTGCCCCGGGGTGCAGCCGTAGGGCCGGAACGGATCACCCGGCCGGTCGGCGTTGTAGTCGAGCAGCGGCGACCAGGAGAGGTCGAAGTGCTCGGGCAGGTCATAGCCGTGCGAGCGGGCGACATCGTGGATCAGGTGCTCGGCGATCGCCAGCGCCCGCTGGTGCCAAGCGCCGTCGCCGGTGACATCACCCGCGGCCAGGAACGCCTCCACCGTGTGCATGCTGGAGTTGGCCCCGCGGTAGGCCTCCCCCGATCCGAGATCGCGCTCGAGGCTGTCGACCACGCGGCCGGAGTCGTCGAGGAAGTGCTGCTGCATCACTCCCAGCGCTTCGTCGAGCAGCGCGTCGGCCCCGGGCACCCCGGCCGCGACCCCGCTGCTCGCCGCCAGGATCACGAAGGCGTGCGCGTAGGCCTCCTTGAGGGTGTCGATCGGCTCGCCGTCCGTCGAGACCGAGGCGTACCAACCGCCGAGCTCGTCGTCGCGCAGCGCGCCCGACATCGCCCGGATGCCGTGGGCCGCGAGCTCGGCGGCCTCGGAGCCCGGCAGATCCCCGCGCAGGTGCGCGAGCGCGAAGACGTGGGTCATCCGGGCGGTGATCCAGGTGTGCACCGGCTCGGCCGGGTCCGGGTGACCGGACTCGTCCAGCCACCAGAAACCGGCGGGCGAGGCCGCCGACGGCCGGGCGAACCCGGCCAGCCGGCGGCACTCGGCGTCCGCGTCGATCATCCCTTGACCGAACCTGCCATCAGCCCGCCCACGAAGTAGCGGCCGAGCAGGATGTAGATGATCAGCGTCGGGACGGACGCGATCAGCGCGCCCGCCATGCTGGCGGAGTAGTCCTGCAGCTGACCGCTCGCCAGGAAGTTGAGCGCGATCGTGACCGGCCCGTTCTGCGAGGTCGAGAAGAAGAGCGCGAACAGGTAGTCGTTCCACGCCGAGGTGAACTGCCACATCAGCACCACCACGAACGCCGGCGCCGAGATCGGCAGGATGATCGAGGCGTACGTCCGCAGCATGCCGGCGCCGTCGACCCGAGCCGCCTCGACGAGCTCGACCGGGACCCCGGCGTAGTAGTTGCGGAAGATCAGCGTGGTGATCGGCAGGCCGTAGACGACGTGCAGCACGATCAGGCTCGGGACGCCCGAGGGGACGCCCAGGTTGCCCATCAGCTGGACCAGCGGCACCATCACGGCCTGGTAGGGGATGAACATCCCGAACAGGATCAGCGTGAACACCACGTCAGCGCCCGGGAAGCGCCACTTGGAGAGCACGAACCCGTTCATCGAGCCGAGCACCGAGGAGATGATCGAGGCCGGGATGACCATCGCGAACGTACGCCCCAGGGCCGGCCCGAGCTGCTCCCAGGCACGTACCCAGCCGGCGGTCTCCCAGGACTCGGGAAGCTTCCAGGCGTTGGTGGGGGTGGCGTCGCCGATCCCCTTGAAGCTGGTGACGAACAGGACGTACGCCGGGAGCAGGACGACCAGCGCGAAACCGATCAGCAGGACGTACTTGATCGTGCGGGCGACTCCGCGGGAACGCTGTCCGGGGACCCGGGAGGCGACAGCGGCCGGGATGGCTTCGGTCGTCGTCATTGGCGACGCTCCTGACGATAGGTGGAGACGAGGTAGGGCACGATCAGGATGGCCACGATCAGGAGCAGGACCGTCCCGATGGCGGCCGACCTGGCGTAGTCACCGCGGGTGAACTCGACCCACATCTGGGTGGCCGGCACCTGGGTCGTGTAGTTGGTCTGGCCCGCGATCGCCATGATCAGGTCGAAGACCTTCAACGACATGTGCCCGATGATGATGATCGCCGAGAGGGCGACCGGACTCAGCTGCGGGAAGATGACGTGCCGGTAGAGCTGCCACTCCGAGGCGCCGTCGATCCGAGCCGCTTCGCGAAGCTCCTCGGGGATCCCGCGGAAGCCGGCCAGGAAGAGCGCCATCACGTAGCCGCTGAGCTGCCAGATCGCCGGGACGGCGATCGCGAGGATGCCCCAGCGCTCGTTGGTCCACCACGGGTTCTGCAGGAAGTCGAGGTGAAGCGTCTCGAAGAGCCGGTTCAGGCCGGAGGCACGGTCGCCCTCGGCGTTGTTGAGCAGCCAGCGCCAAACCACACCCGAGGCGACGAACGAGACCGCCATCGGGAACAGGTAGATCGCCCGGAAGAGCGACTCGCCTCGGGCCTTGCGCTCGAGCAGCCATGCCCACAGAAACCCGAGGGACAGCGTGCCGACGAGGAACGTCGCGGTGTAGAGCAACAGGTTGCGCAGGGAGTAGATGAAGTCGTCGTCGGTGAACAGGTCGCGGTAGTTGTCCAGCCCCGCGAAGCCCTGCGACGGCCCGATGTTGTGCCGGTCCTGCAGGGAGGTGTGGATGTTGGATCCGATGAGGCCGTAGACGAAGACGCCGATGACGATGACGGTCGGCAGGATCAGGAGTACGGGCGCGACCCACCCGCGACCGCCGGGGCGGCGGCCCCTGGGGCGTCTGGGCCGCTGGGACCGTCCGGGTCGCTTGACGGCGCTGGGCACCGTGGAGGACATGTGTCCGTCCTTTCACAAAGGGCGGCCGAGGAGCTGCGGCGGATGCTGCCTGCCGCAGCCCCTCGGACCGGGTGGGTCATCGGGCTCGAAGGAGCCCTGGGTCACTCGGGCTTGTTGTCCTCGGCGGCCTCGACGAGGCCCTCCTGGAGCTCGGCGACGTCGTTGTTGCTGCCGAACTTCGCGACGGCGGCGGTGATGTCGGTCAGCCAGTTGACCGAGGTCGCTGCACCGTGAGCGAGCGAGGAGACGATCTCGTCCTCGCCCCACGACTTGATCGCGGTCTGCTGGTACTCGTTGAAGTCGGCCGTGTCGGCCGTGGTGCTGGCCGGGATCGAGCCCTTCGCCTTGTTGAAGGCCACCTGGCCCTCGTCGCTGGCGATGGTCTCGAGCCAGGCCTCGGTGCCGGCCGGGTTGGGGCCGTCGACCGGCTTGGTGAACGAGTCGGCCAGGAAGTCGAAGACGCCGTCGGTGCCCGGGACCGGGGTCGCGGTGTAGTCGGTGCCGAGTGTCTTCTTCTGCTCCTGGAAGGCCGCCTCGGCCCAGTCACCCATGACGTTGAACGCGGCCTGGCCGTCGATGACCAGCTGGGTCGCGTCCGGCCAGTCGAGTCCCTGGCGGTCGGTGTTGGTCAGCGAGAGGAGCGTGCTGTACTTCGCCAGCGCGGCCTCGACCTCGCTGCCGCTCCAGTCCGTGGTGCCGTCCCAGAGACCGTTGTACGCCTCAGCGCCGAGGTCGGCGAGGAGCACGCTCTCGAGCAGGTGGACCTGCGTCCAGTCGGTCGCGATCGAGAGCGGGATGATGCCCTCGGCCTTGATCTTCTTCAGGTCGGCGATCCAGGCGTCGAGCGAGTCGTAGGTCTTGCCGGCATCGATGCCGGCCTTCTCCAGGACGGCCGGGTTGGCCCAGAGCACGTTGGCGCGGTGGATGTTCGAGGGGACGGAGTAGATGCCGCCGTCCTGCTTCAGTCGCTCGAGGAGACCCTCGGGGAAGCGCTCGTTCCAGCCCTTCTCCTCGTAGAGGTCGGTGAGGTCCTCGATCTGGCCGGCGTTGATGTAGTCGGTCAGCTCGGCACCCGCGTGCGCCTGGAAGGTGGCCGGCGGCTCACCGTTCTGCAGGCGGGACTGGAGCACGTTCTTCGCGTCGCTGCCGGCGCCACCGGCGACGGCCCCGTTGACGAACTTCAGATCGGGGTTCTGGTCGTCGAACACCTTGACCAGGGCGTCGAGCCCGGCCTTCTCACTACCCTCGGCCCACCAGGTGAAGACCTCCACCTCGTCGGTGCTGCCGCTCTCGCTGTCGCTCCCGCAGGCGGAGACCGCCAGCAGGCTCAGGGCGGCCAGGCCGGCGGCCAGGGCCTTACGCGTTGCGTTCATCTTTGATCCTCCGGTTGCGCGACCGCTACGTCGGTGAGTGATCTGGGTTACTCCCGGCCGCGTGCCGGGACAACGTACGCCTCTCCTTTCTGCCTAGTCAACGCATAACGCAGGACGTTTCCAACCTGATATCTGTCGCAATTCGACATAATCACCTACAGTCTCGGCATGACCACTCCGGAGTCGCGGCTGCGTGTCGCCAATCGCTCCCAGGTTCTAGATCTCCTGGGACGGTCGGCGCCGGTCAGCCGCGCCGAGCTCGCCCAGCGCACCGGACTGTCTCGCAGCACGGTGTCGAGCATCGTCCAAGAGCTGCTCGCCTCCGAGCAGATCGTCGAGACCACCGGCGCCGCCCTGCCCCGCGGGGGCGGGCGGCCGCCGTCGCTCCTCACCGTCAACGGCGCTCCCGGCACGCTCGTCGGCGTCGACATCGGCCACCGGCACGTCCGGGTCGCGGTCGCCGACCTGGCAGCGAAGCCCCTGGCCGAGCACGAGATCCGGCTCGACGCCGACAACTCCCCCATCGAGACCATCGACCGGGCCGCGGCGCTCGTGCGCGAGTGCCTGGCGACGGCCGGCATCGACCCCAGGACGGACCGGGTCCTCGGCGTCGGCATGGGGATCCCAGGCCCGGTCGACCCGCACAGCGGGATCGTCGTCTCCCCCATCCTGGCCAACTGGATCGACCTGACTCCGGGTGACGAGCTGGCCCGCCGCCTCGGCATGCCTGTGCACGTCGAGAACGACGCCAATCTCGGCGCGCTCGCCGAGGTCGCGCACGGCGCCGCGCGCGACGTCGACGACGTCATCTACGTCAAGGCCTCCAGCGGCATCGGAGCCGGGCTGATCCTGGCGGGCGAGCTCTTCCGGGGCGTCACCGGGATCGCGGGCGAGATCGGCCACGTACGTTTCGATGAGAACGGCCCGATCTGCCGGTGCGGCAACCGCGGCTGCCTGGAGAAGGCGTTCGGCGGGTCCAGGCTCGTCGAGCTGCTGCAGCCCGCCTACGCCGAGACGCTGAGCGTCGAGCGGCTCCTCGAGCTCGCCCAGGAGGGCGACATCCGGGTCAACCGGATCCTCGACGACGCCGGCCGTGCCGTCGGCCGCGTGCTGGCCGATCTCTGCAACCACCTCAACCCGGCGCTGATCGTCGTGGGCGACACGATGCGGGACTCGGAGTCCTTCGTCCTCGGGATCAAGGACTCCATCGACCGTTTCACCCAACCCGACACCGCCGCGGCGCTCGACGTGGTGCCGAGCGAGCTCGGCGAGAACGCGGGCGTCATGGGCGCGCTCGTCATGGCGAACTCGGCCGCTCCGGCACGGGCGGGAACAATATGAGCAACCGCTCAGTTGAGCGACACATGACTTCACTCTTCTCACCGTTGAGCCTGGGTTCGACGACCCTCCCCAACCGAGTCCTGATGGCACCGCTGACCCGGATGCGCGCCAGCCAGCCCGGTGACGTACCCAACACGCTGATGGCCGACTACTACCGGCAGCGCGCCTCGGCGGGCCTGATCGTCTCCGAGGGCACCCAGATCTCGCCGCAGGGCAAGGGCTACATGGACACCCCGGGCATCTACTCGACCGAGCAGGTCGAGGGGTGGCGACAGGTCACCGACGTCGTGCACGAGGCCGGCGGACGGATCGCGGCGCAGCTGTGGCACACCGGCCGGGTCTCCCACGAGTCCTTCCACGACGGCGGCCTCCCGGTGAGCGCCTCCGCGCTCCCCTATCGCAACCGCACGACCGTACGCGGCGAGGACGGCACCCCGACCCGGGTCAGCTGCCCCACTCCGCGCGCCCTGGAGACCGAGGAGATCGCGGGCGTGGTCGACGACTACCGTCGCGCCACCCGCAACGCCCGCGAGGCTGGCTTCGACATGGTCGAGGTCCACGCCGCCCACGGCTACCTGCTGCACCAGTTCTCCAGCGCGAGCAGCAACGAGCGCACCGACCCCTACGGCGGCTCCCTGGAGAACCGTGCCCGCCTCACCCTCGAGGTGCTGGACGCGGTCGTAGCGGAGTGGGACCCCGAGCACGTCGCCATCCGGATCTCCCCGATCGGCTCGTTCAACGGTGTCGAGGACCCCGAAGGCGCCGAGATGGGCCTCTACCTCGCCACCGAGATCGGCAAGCGCGGCATCGCGTTCCTGCACCTGTCCGAGCCCGACTGGGCCGGCGGCCCGGAGCTGAGCGACGACTACCGCAAGCAGCTGCGCACCGCACACCCCGGTCCGATCGTGGCCGCGGGCGCCTACACCTCGGAGAAGGCCGAAAGGCTCCTCGGGGCCGACCTGATCGACGCGGCCGCCTTCGGGCGCACCTTCATCGCCAACCCGGACCTGCCCCGGCGCCTGCAGGAGCAGCTGCCCCTCAACGAGCAGAACCCGGCGACCTTCTACGGCGGCGGCGAGGCCGGTTACACCGACTACCCGGAGTGGAGCGCCTGAGTTCATTCCGGGCTCACCCGAACCCCGCATCTCGCGGCCGGTCATTCGGCGGTTACTGGAGACGTGTCTGGATCACCGCGTGGGTCCCGTCGGTGCGCCAGCCAGGTTCGTGCGCTTCCAGGCGTGCGAGGCGATCTTCAGGGATACCAACGGCCAGGTCGGACTTCAGTGTCCGTAGCGCCACCAGCGGCGCTGGGAAGTGCTCGACGAGGTCGGAGAAGCTCGAGGTGGGCGGCCAGCGTCGGTCGCCGACAAGTCGACGATAGTTGAGGTCGCCCTTGATGATCACGAGCTCGGACTCCTCGAGCGCACCGGCGAGGCCGGCGGGGATGTCGTGGAAGGTCAGCGGGCTACACCAGAACGCGTGGGCTTGGACCGCGATCCGCCCGTCGGTGATCGCAGCCGCAAGTCGTGCTGCCATGGCGGCCACCGCGCCGGTGTGCCCGCCGAGGTGGCCGAGGATCGTGAGCAGATCATGGACGGTGGCGTCAGAGACGAAGTAGGGCTGCGGCTTCAGGTGCAGGACCACTCGCGCCGCCCGACGTGTGCTCAAGAGCCGGTCGATGAGCAGCAGATCGGCGACGAGCTCACGGCCGGCGTTGTCTGCGATCAGATCCACCCTGCCCGCGTCGTGCCCACTCAGATGGGACCAGACCTCGTCGGCGTCGTCGACGATGAGATCGTCGACCTGCGCGGCGTCGGCCGATTGCGGCTTGGAGAGCCGGAACCCGAGGTCGGATC
Coding sequences within:
- a CDS encoding MarR family transcriptional regulator, which encodes MEGNWLSPEERAAWVRLIAVLELLPGALDSQLRRDAGLTHFDYGVLAMLSEAPDRTLRMTELAGYTNATLPRLSNVVKRLADRGLIERLTCPGDRRATNVRLTETGHEKMAASAPGHVDAVREYVFDSLSPDQVSQLAEIAGTMLERLDPTGVKRPPIDPKVC
- a CDS encoding dioxygenase family protein — translated: MSTAPQSTTAAADARLPRTHPFAQHLRAVEAREATDPHRAWTSADGPLPSLYLSHGGGPLPLQSPEWLDPLHTWARSLPRPKAILVISAHWESAPLSISATRPDELVYDFGGFDPIYHSVRYDTPDAGELARTTAALMPDTETAHQHTRRGLDHGAWVPLKIMYPAADIPVVQLSLPTEDPDRLLALGERLRPLREEGVLVVGSGHMTHGLPFITREMMTENKPAGWSADFDAWAADALDRGDVAELARFRTAAPGMPYAHPTVEHFTPLFVTLGAATDPTAPVTTTLDGYGLGLSRRSFQAA
- a CDS encoding AGE family epimerase/isomerase, translating into MIDADAECRRLAGFARPSAASPAGFWWLDESGHPDPAEPVHTWITARMTHVFALAHLRGDLPGSEAAELAAHGIRAMSGALRDDELGGWYASVSTDGEPIDTLKEAYAHAFVILAASSGVAAGVPGADALLDEALGVMQQHFLDDSGRVVDSLERDLGSGEAYRGANSSMHTVEAFLAAGDVTGDGAWHQRALAIAEHLIHDVARSHGYDLPEHFDLSWSPLLDYNADRPGDPFRPYGCTPGHLLEWSRLLLHLDASLPQPPSWLVEDARALFARAVEVGWSADGETGFVYTTSWDGKPVTRLRLHWVAAEALAAAGALHTRTGETTYDDWRQRFEAYIETHLVDREHGNWHHELDEHNRPSHVVWHGKPDVYHAYQALLLARLPLAPVLSVQLRQPQEPPREVGS
- a CDS encoding carbohydrate ABC transporter permease, which encodes MTTTEAIPAAVASRVPGQRSRGVARTIKYVLLIGFALVVLLPAYVLFVTSFKGIGDATPTNAWKLPESWETAGWVRAWEQLGPALGRTFAMVIPASIISSVLGSMNGFVLSKWRFPGADVVFTLILFGMFIPYQAVMVPLVQLMGNLGVPSGVPSLIVLHVVYGLPITTLIFRNYYAGVPVELVEAARVDGAGMLRTYASIILPISAPAFVVVLMWQFTSAWNDYLFALFFSTSQNGPVTIALNFLASGQLQDYSASMAGALIASVPTLIIYILLGRYFVGGLMAGSVKG
- a CDS encoding carbohydrate ABC transporter permease, encoding MSSTVPSAVKRPGRSQRPRRPRGRRPGGRGWVAPVLLILPTVIVIGVFVYGLIGSNIHTSLQDRHNIGPSQGFAGLDNYRDLFTDDDFIYSLRNLLLYTATFLVGTLSLGFLWAWLLERKARGESLFRAIYLFPMAVSFVASGVVWRWLLNNAEGDRASGLNRLFETLHLDFLQNPWWTNERWGILAIAVPAIWQLSGYVMALFLAGFRGIPEELREAARIDGASEWQLYRHVIFPQLSPVALSAIIIIGHMSLKVFDLIMAIAGQTNYTTQVPATQMWVEFTRGDYARSAAIGTVLLLIVAILIVPYLVSTYRQERRQ
- a CDS encoding ABC transporter substrate-binding protein; translated protein: MNATRKALAAGLAALSLLAVSACGSDSESGSTDEVEVFTWWAEGSEKAGLDALVKVFDDQNPDLKFVNGAVAGGAGSDAKNVLQSRLQNGEPPATFQAHAGAELTDYINAGQIEDLTDLYEEKGWNERFPEGLLERLKQDGGIYSVPSNIHRANVLWANPAVLEKAGIDAGKTYDSLDAWIADLKKIKAEGIIPLSIATDWTQVHLLESVLLADLGAEAYNGLWDGTTDWSGSEVEAALAKYSTLLSLTNTDRQGLDWPDATQLVIDGQAAFNVMGDWAEAAFQEQKKTLGTDYTATPVPGTDGVFDFLADSFTKPVDGPNPAGTEAWLETIASDEGQVAFNKAKGSIPASTTADTADFNEYQQTAIKSWGEDEIVSSLAHGAATSVNWLTDITAAVAKFGSNNDVAELQEGLVEAAEDNKPE
- a CDS encoding ROK family transcriptional regulator, with the translated sequence MTTPESRLRVANRSQVLDLLGRSAPVSRAELAQRTGLSRSTVSSIVQELLASEQIVETTGAALPRGGGRPPSLLTVNGAPGTLVGVDIGHRHVRVAVADLAAKPLAEHEIRLDADNSPIETIDRAAALVRECLATAGIDPRTDRVLGVGMGIPGPVDPHSGIVVSPILANWIDLTPGDELARRLGMPVHVENDANLGALAEVAHGAARDVDDVIYVKASSGIGAGLILAGELFRGVTGIAGEIGHVRFDENGPICRCGNRGCLEKAFGGSRLVELLQPAYAETLSVERLLELAQEGDIRVNRILDDAGRAVGRVLADLCNHLNPALIVVGDTMRDSESFVLGIKDSIDRFTQPDTAAALDVVPSELGENAGVMGALVMANSAAPARAGTI
- the nemA gene encoding N-ethylmaleimide reductase, with protein sequence MTSLFSPLSLGSTTLPNRVLMAPLTRMRASQPGDVPNTLMADYYRQRASAGLIVSEGTQISPQGKGYMDTPGIYSTEQVEGWRQVTDVVHEAGGRIAAQLWHTGRVSHESFHDGGLPVSASALPYRNRTTVRGEDGTPTRVSCPTPRALETEEIAGVVDDYRRATRNAREAGFDMVEVHAAHGYLLHQFSSASSNERTDPYGGSLENRARLTLEVLDAVVAEWDPEHVAIRISPIGSFNGVEDPEGAEMGLYLATEIGKRGIAFLHLSEPDWAGGPELSDDYRKQLRTAHPGPIVAAGAYTSEKAERLLGADLIDAAAFGRTFIANPDLPRRLQEQLPLNEQNPATFYGGGEAGYTDYPEWSA
- a CDS encoding damage-control phosphatase ARMT1 family protein, with product MRTGQSMTAEEIDSKEPDSFGNGVLTRRHPELIAKVRSSLPYPPAVQRNLDQLGGAIRDVVPPFTEPSADRSAWEAWVAPYVGRPWLEVPFLWAESYFYRLLLQATGYFGDGPWAGVDPFKSQKDAELISGELDRDLDQVAGIVTAPEEEGLHSALLASLWGNRSDLGFRLSKPQSADAAQVDDLIVDDADEVWSHLSGHDAGRVDLIADNAGRELVADLLLIDRLLSTRRAARVVLHLKPQPYFVSDATVHDLLTILGHLGGHTGAVAAMAARLAAAITDGRIAVQAHAFWCSPLTFHDIPAGLAGALEESELVIIKGDLNYRRLVGDRRWPPTSSFSDLVEHFPAPLVALRTLKSDLAVGIPEDRLARLEAHEPGWRTDGTHAVIQTRLQ